CACTATTAATTGATGCAGAACAACCTGATTGTGACAAGAGCTCTTTCATCCTTTCTACAATCAGCTCTGCAGCATGGATGGAGCAGCCTCGGATCTCAACCTGTTTCGGAAGAGGGAAAGTTTGgaattaaaataagaaaacattaaAAATGAAACAATTACCTGCCAGCCAAGAAGAGTCCCCTGATCTGAAAACATTATACTAAAAAATCACCATATAACTAACACATTAAAATTATAACAAAgtttttcaacatatatataagctCTTGGCAACCCATGGGTGAAGTGTATAAATATCCAAATATCATCATAAATGATTTGTATGTTATCCTTGGCATAATGTGTATAGCATAAAAGAGAAGGTACTTTAACCCACTGATATATGCACTATCCAATATGacatcatcttattcttattttcttttctttttttcttttaacaaacagatggctccacaagtcaaTTACTTGGTCTACCTGGgctcacccaaaaaaaaaaaacatttattatcaatattatgtcactattactattattttttttattattattacttttattaaaataacattaatattagcaataatcaaAACCTCTTTCCCAGAAAATTAAACGATAGGGTTAATCAGTAAGAAAAGGTAGACCTTGGAATTGCAACACACGTGTGAAGCAGTAcaggttttaaaaaaaatcataacataaCACCACCATAAGAGACCTTGTATATAGCCTGACTTACCCTCCTTGCATCAACAAGTTAAtctttaaatatgaaaaaaaaataatactcattAATTCCTGGATCTTTTATACAAATCAAATTGCAATTAAATAACTTAGTCAAACAAGTGTCCTTCAAGTACCTCTTCCTGCTCTCCACTCTGAAAGATGTGTTGCTTCTTCAGCTTCTCCTCCAGGGAAGGAGAGTACTTCAGCACTCCAAAATGAGCCATAGCTTGAGGTACTCTATAATCTGCAAATATTGTTAGTTTGTCAATGTCTGTGAATGCTCCTAGGCCCTCTCCCTTGAAGAGGACCCAGATGTCACTCGCCAAAATCTGTGCCCTCTTGAACATGGCCACTTCCTGCCCCTCATACTTTGCAACATCTCTAAAACACTCAAATTCACTAGTTACAATGTCCACCAGTTTCAAGGCACTGCAGTCTGCCTTTTTAAGAACATTCAGAAAGGTTCCTTCGTATTCCTCTATCAGCTTCTTGCCCACTTCACCGACTACTCGAACTCGTTCATGAAACAGTGGCATAGAAGACTTGGTCTCAGAGCGAAATATGTGCTTAATGTCATCAAGGGTCAATTTAGAGTAGTAATTTGGATCATAAATCTTCTTGCCCTCATCGATAGCACGGTTAATAGCAGCAACCATGGCCATATATCCAGTTCGCTTCtgtttaagaataaaaaaaatacttgataaTACCTGCACCAACTCTGGAACATTCACAAAATGTATAAACCAATCTAAGTAAAGTCTGCAatctaatattcataataatgaaacaagtaacaacaataaaatgcaCATCACATTCACCACACTACACACCCTTCCTTTGTCTCTGACAGTATATTTTGGCTCTCCATCAGGGGTCCAGAAATTGAAGTTCAGTGTGTCAACCAAGAATGTCCAATTCAGTAGCTGCTCCTCTGTCAGGCCTTTGTCAACAGGAAGTACATCATTCTGTAATAATAGTATTTTTCTAAAGTCTGTCCAGGCTACTGATACTGAAACTGAAAAATATGATACAGTATAAGTGAAAAATATGATCCAAAGTCAGGTGTTTCAAAGATAACACataacaaaataaagcaaaagcaaaaaggggaaaaaaatttaataataatcttGTGGTTTATGTTAACCCACATGTACGTCATTGTGACTTTACTTTATTATATGTAAACAAAGATCTTGACAAACCAAGGTGTCAATTACTTGTCATACTACCTCACTTGTTTACCTTTTTCTGTAATAATCTGagatattatttcttatattcaattcctattggtattgttactaatattataacaaccataatgttaatagtaataaaatacagTCTTGTCATTAACagtattagaaaaagaagaaaaaaactagtaAAAAGGAAGTAAGTATGAGGTCACGCAGACCTACTAATTGCTTCCTTGGTGGCAATTTCTGTAATGacaattcataaaacaaaactatAGTGGACACTGCAAGTTATATTTCAAATAACAGGTTATAGCCCTTTTGtattcataaaaatacttttatttgAGACTACATTTTTTCAAAATAGTAAAGATGGCAAAAAGATTAACTACTAATACTGAATCTCACAAATGAAACACCAGTTTTTACGGTACCATTCTATAAAacagtaagtaataataataataatatcagtaataaaatatatttgctgTGTGttagattgagtgagtgagtgagtgagtgagtgagtgagtgagtgagtgagtgagtgagtgagtgtgagtgtgagtgtgagtgtgagtgtgagtgtgagtgtgagtgtgagtgtgagtgtgtgtgagtgtgagtgtgagtgtgagtgtgagtgtgagtgtgagtgtgagtgtgagtgtgagtgtgagtgtgagtgtgagtgtgagtgtgagtgtgagtgtgagtgtgagtgtgagtgagtgtgagtgtgagtgtgagtgtgagtgtgagtgtgagtgtgtgtgtgtgtgtgtgtgtgtgtgtgtgtgtgtgtgtgtgtgtgtgtgtgtgtgtgtgtgtgtgagttgtgagtTGTGAGTTGTGAGTTGTGAgttgtgagttgtgagtgtgtgtgattgtgcgagtgcgtgtgcgtgcgcgtgcgtgcgtgtgtgtgtgtgcgtgtatgtttatgtgtttctgAAAATATGATTTGAAGAATTGATATAATGGCAATTTCTAGTTTCCAATCAGATGCTATAAGTTGCATATAAATGAATGTTTAACAAAAAAGTGGAATTTGACAATTTGCTACAATGAAATATGAGAGATCTTCACCATTTCCTGCAGATGAAATGTTTGTATATGACAGTATTCATTACCCTTATTTAACAGTAGGAAACATTTACAGCTACTTACATAAGTACTTCAGGTTAAggagaaaataatggaaataatcagTCATGAATTCATAAATGTTAACTTTCTTCCATAAGAAATAGTCCACATCCACACTAATATACTGAATATATTTCCTCTAAACACACCTAAATGCTGGGGAATCATGCAAACCAAAGAgtcaaacctaacctttcctactgtCTATTTATTCccaagacagggggggggggggctccgtcTCTTTGGATCGCCTCTGGTAACATTTACGGTATTTACATATCACTTAAATTGAAAATCATTCATACAATTTAATAGGTTAAGTCATCATAAAAGTATAACActaaaatacctaaaaaaaaaaaaaaaattatacaaaactGGACAAAAAGATACAGTGATTGGAACACCTTCACATTGAATAATCTTCTCACCTGCAAAAACTCCTTCAAATTCATCTTGCCTTCCTTCACCGACTCTGACAGCATCACCGCCACTTTCTCAACGCCTTCAGGAACCACCTGGACGTTCTTCGCCCTCTCGCTGATAAATTTACCTCCTTCTCTCGGCCACAGCATCTTTCCGAGGGAATATAATCGCCGCAAAGCAACAGGTTTGATAATTTTCTTTGGACCGATGTGCCGGAGGGACCATGTGCGCGTCGTCGTGTTCAGAAAAAAGACGGCCGTTTACCAGGCTTCgtggctcggtttcccttgtgCTTTTCTTGGAAAAGATaggtgtatttttattgtttttcataagtattctattaatttcattaataatcACAGTCTTCTTTATTTAGATTATATGGATTGCTCTAAGATGTTAGTAACTTTAGTGCACTGAAACAAAGATATTAGAAAAAACACTGAACATTAACAAAGGAAGAGACattagagagaaaagacaagagctGTTAAGACTGGGTcaggtaaaatgataatgataatgctaatgataaaaatgataatagtgatgatagtgataatgatgatagtaataacagcaatggtaattataataataatgataataataatgatgataataataaataataaaaataatggtgatgataataatgataatgacaataataataataataataataataataataataataataataataataataataataataataataataatgataatgataatgataacaataacatcaacaacaataataactgtgatgataataatgatgattatcattatgataatagtaataataatgataatgttgatgataataataacaataatgataataattaaaacatgataatgataatgataataacaacaacaacaacaaaaatagtaataataataatgataataataataataataataataactataatagtaataatgataacaatgataacaatataataacaatagtacataTAATtagaagagcaacaacaataacaaaaaataatacaaaatgataacaataataataataataataataataataataataatgtaatagtgataatgatgataatgataataataataaagaaataaattatgataatgataataataataataataataattataataataataataatgataatgataataataatgataataataattataataataataatgataacagtattaataataacaataataacaatgataataaccattatcataataataataataataataataataataataataataataataataataataataatgataataatgataataataaaatattaataatgataatgataataataataatgataatgatgataatggtagcaataatgataataacaatgttaatgataatagtaataataataataataataataataataataataataataatgataataatatcattaatgcttTAATGCTTTCGGTGTCACTGAGCTGCATACTTTCTTTTGTGATTTACAAGCTGctacatatattttgatagagGTAACCTCTTGCGTTGATTTGAATAGGGAAGGTGATACAGTTGATCTGTTGAATGCAGAGAAGGCTGGTTTCCATAGCATGTGGTTTGTATGTTTTCCTCTCAAAGAAGGATTAGGTTGTATGATGTTGATATTCTTGCAAAAGTCATTTCAACAAGGTTGAATGGTACGTTTAGAGATTGTACGTGTAACGTGATCTTCCTAAACAACACATTTCTTGAACACAGATATGAACACAATAACGTGTTCATACACTAAAAACGAAAATGCTGCCATaatagaaacgaaagaaaacgattTTCATTCGCTTTCAATTTAGCAGAATTTTCATTGTACAAACTTCTGATTTCTTAAGTGAACATAATGCATTCGTAACTACAGAACCACCTGCCGTGAGACTTTTATATTAATGTTGGTATTTCATGAAAACGGAAGTGCTTCAGGATAATTTAATATTTTCTGGTGATTGATAGGACCCTGCGTTGGCGCCAGGACAAAACACGAAGCAAACATTGCCAAGCACGTAATAAGACCAGTGAACTTATTAAACGCCATGTGGTTATGCCTTTTGTGGCGAGGTAAACACTGGAACTGCTCGTTGTATAGCTAACGATAGTTGATGAATGAAATAAAGacgataatcataactattaccattattgtctctATCATTATGATTCATCAGTAGCAATATTACTAATGTAATCATGTCATTATTACGACTGGTACTGTCaacataactgttatcatcaatattcttatgaAATAATTTCTgctacaattatcgttattatcatatctcCTGTATTTGTCATTACAATGGTGACACTGAGAATTACTATTGTCTTCATGATCATCACCGCTATCGCAACCCCAATATTgcaattaacgttattattactgatgataaagaatgtgatgataatgatatcaatgttatcgctatcattatttactttttcatcttatattattagttttataattaccattatcataacatcctcatccacatcactattcctatcactgttattgttgttaatatcatttatatcaataatattttttatattgatattattaacatcattcgtattattatccttgttaatactattaatattcttCGTATCATTAattctttgtattatcatttgaTTGATCTGTCAAAgtcacgacttcctaggtcgtcccacaggcctcctccacccgggGTTGTCTCCAGCAGGGACAACCTGTTAAGCAGAATCATCCTGTGGattttgctaaatgcatcaagagccaccactagggtttccagagactcagacagaatagcattgctaaatgcatcaagagccaccactagggtttccagagactcagacagaATAGCAAACTCGTCAGCAAAGTCCACgtcggtaaccttgatattgcccagagttgctccatagTAACTTGCCTCATTcctaaactaacagggaagaagctcgacagacccccacaacactttacagcactttcagtaccaatatAAGGGTTTGCTGTTGAtacaataatccttgttggagttcctcttagtctcaggatctctcaAAGTGATTTGCGATGCATCGTATCAAACActttcttgaggtcaatgtaaacTACAAGTAAGCCCATGCCAAACTCACGtcggtgctctacaatgactcgaagcgccaggatatggtcaattgtggacttaccaggagtgaatccagattgctccggcctctggtgcctcagcaggtggtctctgatacgtctcagaagtaTGCGAGCGAgatccttgcctggtatactgagcagtgtgatgccttgatgattgctgcagtcctactaatcccctttccccttccagagagggatgaccacagccTTCAGCAGGTCCGGGGGAATGGCACCTGTCtgctagatggcagacaggacagtatGCAAGCTCATTGCCATAGGTTGTCCATTAGCCTTTAACAGATTAGATGAGATGCCGCAGATAGCCGCTGCTTTATCAtgcttcagcttggagatcacccactctgacttcagtcaaggagggtggatccttgctgatgggcgggtctggcaaaggaatctcgacactacccaCATCCAAGTAAATTGTTGgttggatcaacctgatacaactgctcaaaatactcagcccaactctCCCACACCCCATGatgatctggccacttgctgagggAACTGCAGCCATTTGTGATGAGAGACTGGAGTTCAGCATTCTCAGGGTGAAGTGGATTTCGACcttctctgcaagattcctgataaattgttccttgccttttctcagcagtgacctagtcctgcacaccagggaacgatgcaagtcacgatcccctgacaatcaagccacataacaagcatctgtggtttccattgtctcctgtgagatgaaattctgtcttgctcttgggtattcaccaatcgattcttgagcTACATTGAGCGTTTCACACTTGATGCtatgaaacgaccagagatagcttcagcaaacCCCTGGGCATACTCCCCCTCCCTGAATTCGTCTACATGAACCAACCTAGGGTGATCATTGGAACGACGGGGGGTTCTGAAGTGGatccggagagtagccacaactaatctatgatcagttccacaaaaCTCCTATACACCCTGCActtctggaggatcctctagtgagtgctaacgaggatgtggtcggtctccttggccacattaacCGCATCGCTGTACTAGGTCCAACAATGCAGGTCAGAGCGCTGATACcgagagccagaaatcctcaatttctgatacctagcaaagtcccggaaaaggaggctattctcgctgccagcatcagctcctgagccatgcggaccgacagacatctcataaccagctccatcacagccagataccacacTAAAGTCACCCAAAACAATGCGAacatctcgccgaggacaactgtctgtcacagatacAAGTTTGACATAAAGCATCTCTTGCTCATCAAGAGACGTGAAGCCAAATagaagcttcagtctcaataccttTATGCGcccatcgactggagtgacctctactaccgagggctgAAGTCTGCTGGATGGCTATGACTACTCTCTGGAGATGGCCCCGACCCAtaataggtgtagccacccacactgatcAAGCCTCTACCAGGTTATCACGTCAGAGAGAGGAGCCACCGCAACTCAAagctgcttcagctccctcgacagtaatactatttttataattatctatctatctttatatatacatatatatgtgtatatatatgtatatatatgtaaatatatatatatatatatatatatatatatatatatatatatatatatatgcacacacacaatatatatatatatatatataaatatatatatacatataaatataaatatatatatatatatatatatatatatatatatgtgtgtgtgtgtgtgtgtgtgtgtgtgtgtgtgaatatatatacatatatatttatatatgtgtgtgtgtatgtgtgtgtgtgtgtgtgtgtgtgtgtgtgtgtgtgtgtgtgtgtacatttatatgtatatataaatgtatgtccatatgtccatatgtatataacacacacacacacatatatatgtatgtatgtatgtatatgcaaacacattccTGCAAAATCTGGTTCAGGAAAAATTATTCATGACCCGCGGAGGAGAGCAGCGCGCGGGGCGTCGGTTCGAGCCTCGCGTGTCGGAAGGCCGCACAGTCGGTCTC
The genomic region above belongs to Penaeus chinensis breed Huanghai No. 1 chromosome 20, ASM1920278v2, whole genome shotgun sequence and contains:
- the LOC125035864 gene encoding queuosine salvage protein-like — encoded protein: MLWPREGGKFISERAKNVQVVPEGVEKVAVMLSESVKEGKMNLKEFLQNDVLPVDKGLTEEQLLNWTFLVDTLNFNFWTPDGEPKYTVRDKGRKRTGYMAMVAAINRAIDEGKKIYDPNYYSKLTLDDIKHIFRSETKSSMPLFHERVRVVGEVGKKLIEEYEGTFLNVLKKADCSALKLVDIVTSEFECFRDVAKYEGQEVAMFKRAQILASDIWVLFKGEGLGAFTDIDKLTIFADYRVPQAMAHFGVLKYSPSLEEKLKKQHIFQSGEQEEVEIRGCSIHAAELIVERMKELLSQSGCSASINSAKVDFFLWDYRLTNAAKLESVPYHRVRCIYY